In a single window of the Acidobacteriota bacterium genome:
- a CDS encoding type III pantothenate kinase, whose amino-acid sequence MLLAIDIGNTNIVLGVFEGQTLGHSWRLATMRERTADEMGLLVSELLERAGIRPAAVDGVVMASVVPPLTASVIEMSERYLGMRPLNLEPGVSTGMPVLYDNPAEVGADRIVNSIAAYEMYGRSRRIPLIVVDFGTATTFDTVSTAGEYLGGVICPGIQISADALFQRAARLPRIDVRKPRQVVGKTTVTSMQSGLFFGYVGMVEGLVHRIRAEIGGKAFCLATGGLADVIAPETAAIEAVDRDLTLTGLRMVWERNQ is encoded by the coding sequence ATGTTGCTGGCGATTGACATCGGAAACACCAACATCGTGCTCGGCGTGTTCGAGGGCCAGACGCTTGGACACAGCTGGCGGCTCGCCACGATGCGCGAGCGGACGGCCGACGAGATGGGGTTGCTGGTGAGCGAGCTGCTCGAGCGGGCCGGGATCAGGCCCGCGGCCGTCGACGGCGTCGTGATGGCGTCGGTCGTGCCGCCGCTGACGGCCAGCGTGATCGAGATGTCCGAGCGCTATCTCGGCATGCGGCCGCTCAATCTCGAGCCTGGCGTCAGCACCGGCATGCCGGTGTTGTACGACAATCCGGCCGAAGTCGGAGCCGACCGCATCGTCAACAGCATCGCGGCGTACGAGATGTACGGCCGGTCACGCAGAATCCCGCTGATCGTCGTGGACTTCGGGACGGCGACGACGTTTGACACCGTGTCCACCGCCGGCGAGTATCTGGGCGGCGTCATCTGTCCCGGCATCCAGATATCCGCCGACGCCCTCTTCCAGCGGGCGGCGAGACTGCCACGCATTGATGTGCGCAAACCCCGGCAGGTGGTGGGAAAGACCACCGTGACGTCGATGCAGTCGGGGTTGTTCTTCGGATATGTCGGCATGGTCGAAGGGCTCGTGCACCGGATACGCGCGGAGATCGGCGGGAAGGCCTTCTGTCTGGCCACTGGGGGCCTGGCCGACGTCATCGCTCCGGAAACCGCTGCGATTGAGGCAGTCGATCGGGATCTCACGCTCACCGGGCTGCGAATGGTGTGGGAACGAAATCAGTAG